One genomic window of Eptesicus fuscus isolate TK198812 chromosome 6, DD_ASM_mEF_20220401, whole genome shotgun sequence includes the following:
- the AP5Z1 gene encoding AP-5 complex subunit zeta-1, protein MSAAGTESLLRQAREVRDEELRQFCARVSALLRKEEPGPEAVDALRRLFLIISATKYGRKLEKECVDLLQTALCPPARPEPLQLLCAAILRETSPCLGLSLPCDHAQSPRQLSLVASVLLAQGDREQVSNVGRRVFQVLESRQPEGPSLRPLLPVVSKVASLAPGSFHEDQANLLSKRLVDWLRYASVPQGPPPSAGGFFTPRARQPGPVTEVDGAVATDFFTVLSTAQRFTEDQWLNVQAFSMLRAWLQLSGPGGPGAPDTDDRSEQEGSTLSVLSAASSTGRLPPPERLREKAFEYCQRLIEQSNRRALRRADSDLQKACLVEAVLVLDVLCRQDPSFLYRTLPCLKALQARLCGDPACVRVLLPLAQFFLSHGEAAALDAEAVCQHVFSRVPAEHFHSPMLAFEFVQFCRHSLPLLGRNLSLLRRSFPSLLKLLAWNSPPLTSEFVALLPSLVDASTAVELLHALLDLPCLTAALDLQLRLSPAASERPLWDASLRTASCPDASQDPQLQGLLQHLLRAEASGAPERLAPLHPLLQPMASCARVLQCAQAVPTLLRAFFSAVTQFADGALTNQLARLLLERSDSLYPVPGYEARVHQVLSAQFLGLCQRRPCLVVELAKELLEFVGSGGGLRSSGSVLTSVVWAVGEYLAVSWDRRCTVDQINKFFEALEALLFEVTQSRPSATLLQCPPQLVTALMTTLTKLASRSQDLIPRVSLFLSKMRTLAQSPATGSLRCREEERAIGMRATELLNLLKMPSVAQFVLTPSVEVAAPRYHRDTNTALPLALRTVSRLVEKEAGLLPG, encoded by the exons ATGTCCGCGGCGGGGACGGAGAGCCTGCTCCGCCAGGCCAG GGAGGTCCGGGACGAGGAGCTGCGGCAGTTCTGCGCCCGCGTCAGCGCGCTGCTGCGGAAGGAGGAGCCGGGGCCCGAGGCCGTGGACGCCCTGCGCAGGCTCTTCCTCATCATCTCGGCCACCAAGTACGGCAGGAA GCTGGAGAAGGAGTGCGTGGACCTGCTGCAGACCGCCCTGTGCCCGCCCGCGCGCCCCGAGCCGCTGCAGCTGCTCTGCGCCGCCATCCTGCGGGAGACGTCGCCCTGCCTGGGCCTGAGCCTGCCCTGCGACCACGCCCAGAGCCCGCGGCAGCTGAGCCTGGTGGCCTCTGTGCTCCTGGCCCAG GGCGACAGAGAGCAGGTCAGCAACGTGGGCCGGCGTGTCTTCCAAGTCCTCGAGAGCCGGCAGCCCGAGGGGCCGAgtctgaggcccctcctcccagtcgTGTCCAAGGtcgccagcctggccccaggcagcTTCCATGAAG ACCAGGCCAACCTGCTCAGCAAGAGGCTGGTGGACTGGCTGCGCTATGCCAGCGTCCCGCAGGGGCCGCCCCCCTCCGCTGGGGGCTTCTTCACGCCCCGGGCCCGGCAG CCGGGTCCCGTCACCGAGGTCGATGGGGCCGTGGCCACGGACTTCTTCACGGTGCTGTCCACGGCCCAGCGCTTCACGGAGGACCAGTGGCTGAACGTGCAGGCCTTCTCCATGCTGCGGGCCTGGCTGCAGCTCAGCGGCcccggaggcccgggcgccccgGACACAG ATGACAGGTCAGAGCAGGAGGGCTCCACCCTGTCCGTGCTGTCGGCCGCCTCCTCCACCGGCCGCCTGCCGCCGCCCGAGCGCCTGCGGGAGAAGGCCTTCGAGTACTGCCAGCGCCTCATCGAGCAGAGCAACCGGC GAGCCCTGCGAAGGGCGGACTCGGACCTGCAGAAAGCT TGCCTGGTGGAGGCCGTGCTGGTGCTGGACGTGCTCTGCAGGCAGGACCCCTCCTTCCTGTACcgcaccctcccctgcctgaaGGCGCTGCAGGCGCGGCTGTGCGGGGACCCCGCCTGCGTGCGGGTGCTGCTGCCCCTCGCCCAGTTCTTCCTCAGCCACG GGGAGGCCGCCGCCCTGGACGCGGAGGCCGTGTGCCAGCACGTGTTCAGCAGGGTCCCGGCCGAGCACTTCCACAGCCCGATGCTGGCCTTCGAGTTCGTCCAGTTCTGCAGGCACAGCCTGCCCCTGCTCGGCCGCAACCTCAGCCTCCTCCGCCGGAGCTTCCCCAGCCTCCTCAAG CTCCTGGCCTGGAACAGCCCGCCCCTCACCTCCGAGTTCGTGGCGCTCCTGCCCTCGCTGGTGGACGCCAGCACGGCCGTGGAGCTGCTGCACGCGCTGCTGGACCTGCCGTGTCTGACCGCGGCCCTGGACCTGCAGCTCCG GTTGTCACCGGCTGCGTCCGAGAGGCCGCTCTGGGACGCCTCCCTCAGGACGGCCAGCTGCCCCGACGCCTCCCAGGACCCGCAGCTCCAGGGCCTCCTCCAGCACCTGCTGCGCGCAGAGGCCAGCGGGGCCCCCGAGAG GCTGGCGCCACTCCACCCGCTGCTGCAGCCCATGGCCAGCTGCGCCCGGGTGCTGCAGTGCGCCCAGGCGGTGCCCACCCTGCTGCGGGCCTTCTTCTCGGCCGTGACCCAG TTCGCTGACGGGGCCCTGACCAACCAGCTGGCACGGCTGCTCCTGGAGAGAAGCGACTCTCTTTACCCGGTGCCTGGCTACGAGGCCCGCGTGCACCA GGTGCTGAGCGCCCAGTTCCTGGGCCTGTGCCAGCGGAGGCCCTGCCTGGTGGTGGAGCTGGCAAAGGAGCTGCTGGAGTTCGTGGGCAGCGGGGGCGGCCTCCGCAGCAGCGGGAGCGTGCTCACCTCCGTG GTGTGGGCCGTCGGCGAGTACCTGGCGGTGAGCTGGGACCGGCGCTGCACCGTGGACCAGATTAACAAGTTCTTCGAAGCCCTGGAGGCCCTGCTGTTCGAggtcacccagtcccgcccctcgGCCACCCTCCTCCAGTGTCCCCCGCAGCTCGTCACTGCGCTTATGACCACACTGACCAAGCTGGCCTCCCGCAGCCAAGACCTGATCCCCAG GGTCTCTCTGTTCCTGTCCAAGATGAGGACCCTGGCCCAGAGCCCGGCCACGGGCTCCCTGcgctgtcgggaggaggagagagccaTCGGCATGCGGGCCACCGAGCTGCTGAACCTGCTGAAGATGCCCAGCGTGGCCCAGTTTGTGCTCACGCCCAGCGTGGAGGTGGCCGCGCCCCGCTACCACCGCGACACCAACACGGCGCTGCCGCTGGCCCTGCGCACGGTCAGCCGGCTGGTGGAGAAGGAGGCGGGCCTcctgccaggctga